The region CAGTTTTTCTGGCGTTTCGCTGGTGATCCGCGTACCGAAGCCCCCCGTCGCCATATTGATAAAGCAGGTCCTTTCATTCACCTGTGCAATATCAACGGCGGTCGCTTTTCCGAGGATAGCCAGTTGCAGCGCTTTCCCTAAATCCTCAGGTATGCCTGCGCTGGTGGCAAAATCATTGGCGGTACCGAGCGGTAAAATGCCCATCACCGGGCGATGTGCTGTGTTGAGGTCAATAAGCGCGCCAGCGATCTCGTTGATTGTTCCGTCGCCGCCGCCGGAAATGATGGTCTCAGCGCCTAACCTGATGCCTTCGTCGATATAACGTGCCGCATCGCCTTTTTCAAAAGTCACCCTCACGTGAATGCGTGCACCATCTTCACGCAATTCGGTAATCGCCTGGCGCAACAAATCGTTGCCTGCACTTTTGCCATTGAGAATTAATAAACTGTCTGGATAGGTTGCCATCCGGGTTGCTCCCTTTTTTTACTATAAAAAGAGTGTATCCCAGAGAAGGAAAAAGCGGGTAAGAACAGGATGAAAGGCAAAAAATAAGCCCGCGTAAGGGAGATTACGCAGGCTAAGGAGGTGGTTCCTGGTACAGCTAGCATTTATGGGTTATGTTTTTCAGCGGGGGGATAATACCCGTATTGAACGAAGCGGTATGTGATCCGATTCTAAGAATTATCCCAGCGTGAAAAAATCCCGTTGATTGACTATTTGCTGTGTGGATTTCGGGTGTTTTCACCTTCAAAATTACGCATCAGCAGTGCAAACTCCAGCTCCACCTCTTCAGGAACCGGCAGCCAGACCACATGGCCATCGCCAGGTGCGACCTCAATCGCTTCACCTTTTTTGTTTTCCAGGTGCTCAAGACGGAAGTTCATGTTGCCCTGCGGCGTCATCAGCTCCAGGCTGTCGCCTTTTGTGAATTTGTTTTTTACGGCGACGGCGGCCAGGGGACCTTTACGTTCACCGGTGAAGTCACCTACAAACTGCTGGCGTTCAGAAATGGAATAGCCATGCTCGTAGTTCTGGTAGTCGTCGTGGGTGTGACGACGCAGGAAGCCTTCGGTATAGCCGCGATGCGCCAGACCTTCCAGCGTTTCCAGCAGGCTGGTATCGAACGGTTTACCCGCGGCGGCGTCGTCGATGGCTTTGCGATACACCTGCGCGGTACGGGCGCAGTAGTAGTAAGACTTGGTGCGGCCTTCGATTTTCAGGGAGTGC is a window of Enterobacter hormaechei ATCC 49162 DNA encoding:
- the yegS gene encoding lipid kinase YegS, with translation MATYPDSLLILNGKSAGNDLLRQAITELREDGARIHVRVTFEKGDAARYIDEGIRLGAETIISGGGDGTINEIAGALIDLNTAHRPVMGILPLGTANDFATSAGIPEDLGKALQLAILGKATAVDIAQVNERTCFINMATGGFGTRITSETPEKLKAALGGVSYLIHGLMRMDTLKPDSCEILGENFHWQGDALVIGIGNGRQAGGGQQLCPEALINDGQLQLRIFTGDGLLPALFTTLTQPEESPNIIDGKSAWFEVIAPHGMTFNLDGEPLSGERFRIEVLPGALECRLPPDCVLLR